The Tenebrio molitor chromosome 3, icTenMoli1.1, whole genome shotgun sequence genome contains a region encoding:
- the LOC138126391 gene encoding brachyurin-like isoform X1 — protein sequence MKLAILASLFIATVWAGPLQQRKALPISRHFGGRIIAGNAAEEDQFKWQVGIYIYNEDSEFFCGGALIDTKWILTGARCVDGATSFTLRFGSNSLVSGGITREANYSVVHPDYNSLTLENDVGLVRIDDGIEPDAHVEIISLATEELEGDMSVTVSGWGSSGDWGGITSELYYINLTTISNIECRMSWGDAIPDETVCARENRNNGICTGDSGDPLVMEDESGNFIHVGIASWASAGGCDITQPSGYSRTASYVDWIKSVISQN from the exons ATGAAACTGGCTATACTAGCTAGTTTGTTTATCGCCACTGTGTGGGCTGGACCTTTGCAGCAG AGAAAGGCACTTCCCATCAGCAGACATTTTG GTGGACGTATTATTGCAGGAAATGCTGCCGAAGAAGATCAGTTTAAGTGGCAAGTTggaatttacatttataatgaaGACAGCGAGTTCTTCTGTGGAGGTGCTCTAATTGATACTAAATGGATTTTGACCGGGGCACGTTGTGTCGATGG gGCAACGTCGTTCACTCTACGTTTCGGGTCAAATTCTCTCGTGAGTGGTGGGATAACAAGAGAAGCGAACTATTCCGTTGTACATCCAGATTACAATTCCCTAACTCTCGAGAATGATGTTGGTCTTGTAAGAATCGACGACGGAATTGAACCTGATG CTCATGTTGAAATTATATCCTTAGCTACTGAAGAACTGGAAGGAGATATGAGTGTCACTGTTAGTGGATGGGGCAGCTCGGGAGACT gGGGTGGTATTACAAGTGAGTTGTACTATATCAACTTGACGACGATTTCTAACATCGAATGCAGAATGTCTTGGGGAGATGCAATTCCGGATGAAACGGTGTGCGCAAGAGAAAATAGGAATAATGGAATCTGCACT GGCGACAGCGGTGATCCTCTGGTAATGGAGGACGAAAGTGGTAATTTCATCCACGTTGGTATAGCCAGTTGGGCCAGCGCAGGCGGGTGTGACATTACACAGCCATCAGGATATTCAAGGACGGCTTCATATGTCGACTGGATTAAGAGTGTAATTTCGCAAAACtaa
- the LOC138125704 gene encoding brachyurin-like has translation MKFFVLALLCLSIVSARTFLRKLPNSKPGARVVGGQLANAGQFPWQAAIYKYTADGRYFCGGTLFNEQWILTAGQCVIDATEFIIQLGSNQLDSVDDNRLVLSTSTYYVEPRFDPTVSFAHDVGMIKLRMPITFTDYIQPVRMLSSMAPIYKGVIVEFAGWGQTKDDNGLVNDLNYVEMTIIANTECQSYYGSQFWGSMSCAEGNYNEGICFGDVGGALMIDAPVGNHTIQVAIGSFISQNGCESLDPTGYTRTDAYYQWILNNTKYN, from the exons ATGAAGTTTTTTGTGTTAGCACTATTATGTCTTTCGATAGTATCGGCACGAACTTTTCTTCGTAAATTACCAAATTCCAAACCTG GAGCAAGAGTGGTAGGGGGGCAACTGGCCAACGCTGGACAGTTTCCATGGCAAGCAGCAATATACAAATACACCGCAGATGGAAGATATTTTTGCGGAGGAACTCTTTTTAACGAACAGTGGATTCTAACAGCCGGCCAGTGTGTCATAGA tGCTACCGAATTCATCATTCAGTTAGGATCAAATCAACTTGACTCAGTCGACGACAATCGTCTAGTTCTTTCCACTTCCACTTATTATGTGGAGCCAAGATTTGATCCAACTGTATCTTTTGCACATGACGTTGGCATGATTAAGCTCCGAATGCCAATAACATTCAccg ATTATATTCAACCAGTAAGGATGTTAAGCAGTATGGCTCCGATTTATAAAGGTGTAATTGTAGAATTTGCAGGATGGGGACAAACTAAAG aCGATAATGGTCTTGTAAACGATCTCAATTATgtagaaatgacaattattgCGAATACCGAATGCCAGTCGTATTACGGAAGCCAATTTTGGGGAAGCATGAGTTGTGCCGAAGGAAATTACAATGAAGGAATCTGTTTT GGTGATGTTGGAGGCGCTTTAATGATTGACGCACCTGTTGGTAATCACACCATTCAAGTTGCAATTGGAAGTTTCATAAGTCAAAATGGATGCGAAAGCTTAGACCCCACAGGATATACAAGAACGGATGCCTACTATCAATGGATTCTTAATAACACCAAATACAACTAA
- the LOC138126391 gene encoding brachyurin-like isoform X2 produces MKLAILASLFIATVWAGPLQQRKALPISRHFGNAAEEDQFKWQVGIYIYNEDSEFFCGGALIDTKWILTGARCVDGATSFTLRFGSNSLVSGGITREANYSVVHPDYNSLTLENDVGLVRIDDGIEPDAHVEIISLATEELEGDMSVTVSGWGSSGDWGGITSELYYINLTTISNIECRMSWGDAIPDETVCARENRNNGICTGDSGDPLVMEDESGNFIHVGIASWASAGGCDITQPSGYSRTASYVDWIKSVISQN; encoded by the exons ATGAAACTGGCTATACTAGCTAGTTTGTTTATCGCCACTGTGTGGGCTGGACCTTTGCAGCAG AGAAAGGCACTTCCCATCAGCAGACATTTTG GAAATGCTGCCGAAGAAGATCAGTTTAAGTGGCAAGTTggaatttacatttataatgaaGACAGCGAGTTCTTCTGTGGAGGTGCTCTAATTGATACTAAATGGATTTTGACCGGGGCACGTTGTGTCGATGG gGCAACGTCGTTCACTCTACGTTTCGGGTCAAATTCTCTCGTGAGTGGTGGGATAACAAGAGAAGCGAACTATTCCGTTGTACATCCAGATTACAATTCCCTAACTCTCGAGAATGATGTTGGTCTTGTAAGAATCGACGACGGAATTGAACCTGATG CTCATGTTGAAATTATATCCTTAGCTACTGAAGAACTGGAAGGAGATATGAGTGTCACTGTTAGTGGATGGGGCAGCTCGGGAGACT gGGGTGGTATTACAAGTGAGTTGTACTATATCAACTTGACGACGATTTCTAACATCGAATGCAGAATGTCTTGGGGAGATGCAATTCCGGATGAAACGGTGTGCGCAAGAGAAAATAGGAATAATGGAATCTGCACT GGCGACAGCGGTGATCCTCTGGTAATGGAGGACGAAAGTGGTAATTTCATCCACGTTGGTATAGCCAGTTGGGCCAGCGCAGGCGGGTGTGACATTACACAGCCATCAGGATATTCAAGGACGGCTTCATATGTCGACTGGATTAAGAGTGTAATTTCGCAAAACtaa
- the LOC138125705 gene encoding brachyurin-like has translation MKSIVLICLCVVSAWAGLIAERKPVPVKKHFSGRIVGGDEAAENQFPWQVAVYFDTSDGTYFCGGALVAENWVLTAGHCVYHAKVFTLHLGSNSLVDDDDNRVTLGASYSVPHPDYDPSDLENDIGLIRIDTAYKTNDHIKVIPLASSELGADVDVIVSGWGASGDWDGVENHLRFVGLKTLSNDDCKAIYGEAVITDGMVCAVGPNSEGTCNGDSGGPLVIDDGSGNSVHVGVVSWASASGCETNHPSGYTRTAAYRDWVESVIG, from the exons ATGAAGTCGATTGTTTTGATTTGCCTGTGTGTTGTTTCCGCCTGGGCTGGGCTGATCGCtgag AGGAAACCAGTTCCCGTCAAGAAACATTTTAGTGGACGTATTGTCGGTGGAGATGAAGCTGCAGAAAATCAGTTTCCTTGGCAAGTAGCAGTCTACTTTGATACCAGCGACGGTACATATTTCTGTGGGGGTGCTCTGGTTGCAGAGAACTGGGTCCTGACTGCTGGCCATTGTGTCTACCA TGCTAAAGTATTTACTCTCCATTTGGGATCAAATTCACTTGTAGATGATGACGACAATAGAGTGACTTTGGGCGCCAGTTACTCTGTACCCCACCCTGACTACGATCCTTCGGATCTGGAAAACGACATTGGTCTTATCAGGATAGATACTGCTTATAAAACCAACG ATCACATCAAGGTCATTCCTTTGGCCAGCAGTGAGCTTGGTGCTGATGTAGATGTTATAGTTAGTGGATGGGGAGCAAGCGGTGATT GGGATGGGGTTGAAAATCATCTCCGTTTTGTTGGCCTGAAGACACTTTCCAACGATGACTGCAAAGCCATCTACGGTGAAGCGGTCATCACCGACGGCATGGTGTGTGCTGTTGGCCCGAACTCAGAAGGAACTTGCAAC GGCGACAGTGGTGGTCCGTTGGTAATAGATGATGGCAGTGGTAACTCTGTTCATGTTGGTGTTGTTAGCTGGGCGAGCGCCAGTGGTTGCGAAACTAATCATCCATCAGGATATACTAGAACTGCCGCTTATCGCGACTGGGTAGAGAGTGTAATAGGTTAA